The following are from one region of the Paracoccus sp. S3-43 genome:
- a CDS encoding flagellar biosynthetic protein FliQ, translating to MDETLLFDMLRQALLIAVRISAPMLAVALIAGVVIGLFQALTSVQEMTLTFVPKVGLMLGVFWVTMSFMTTALSDFYLGQIIPLIAGS from the coding sequence ATGGATGAGACGCTGCTGTTCGACATGCTGCGCCAGGCCCTGCTGATCGCGGTCCGCATCTCGGCCCCGATGCTGGCGGTGGCGCTGATCGCAGGCGTGGTGATCGGGTTGTTCCAGGCGCTGACCTCGGTCCAGGAAATGACGCTGACCTTCGTGCCCAAGGTCGGGCTGATGCTGGGGGTCTTCTGGGTCACGATGAGCTTCATGACCACGGCGCTGTCCGATTTCTACCTGGGCCAGATCATCCCCCTGATTGCAGGAAGCTGA
- a CDS encoding flagellar hook-basal body complex protein — protein sequence MDNAIYATLTRQSGLMAEMRVVANNIANANTTGFRREGVIFAEHLSALDRRGDTLSMAHARGRIIDLDQGVLTQTGGNYDLAIEGDGFFLVETPEGNRLTRAGAFLPSAEGELMTAEGFRLLDEGMAPIIVPAGASGVAVGADGTLSANDVAFGKIGVFTAPEDAQLAHQGGTSFTIDGQPEPVDDVRIRQGFLEESNVDSVFEITRMIEVQRAYELGQSFLDREDQRIRSAIAGMSR from the coding sequence ATGGACAACGCGATCTATGCGACTCTGACCCGGCAATCCGGGCTGATGGCGGAAATGCGGGTGGTGGCCAACAACATCGCCAACGCCAACACCACCGGCTTCAGGCGCGAAGGCGTGATCTTCGCCGAACACCTGTCGGCGCTGGACCGGCGCGGCGACACGCTGTCCATGGCCCATGCGCGGGGCCGGATCATCGACCTCGACCAGGGCGTGCTGACCCAGACGGGCGGCAATTACGACCTGGCCATCGAGGGCGACGGCTTCTTCCTGGTCGAGACGCCCGAGGGCAACCGCCTGACCCGCGCCGGGGCCTTCCTGCCCTCCGCCGAGGGTGAGCTGATGACCGCCGAAGGCTTCCGCCTGCTGGACGAGGGCATGGCCCCGATCATCGTCCCCGCCGGGGCCAGCGGCGTGGCGGTGGGCGCGGACGGCACGCTGTCCGCGAACGACGTGGCCTTCGGCAAGATCGGCGTCTTCACCGCGCCCGAGGATGCGCAACTGGCCCATCAGGGCGGCACCTCCTTCACCATCGACGGACAGCCCGAACCCGTCGACGACGTCCGCATCCGCCAGGGCTTCCTCGAGGAATCGAACGTCGATTCCGTGTTCGAGATCACCCGCATGATCGAAGTCCAGCGTGCCTACGAACTGGGCCAATCCTTCCTTGACCGCGAAGATCAGCGCATCCGCAGCGCGATCGCCGGCATGAGCCGCTGA
- the flgG gene encoding flagellar basal-body rod protein FlgG: MRALQIAATGMSAQQTRVEVISNNLANMSTTGYNARRAEFADLTYQQATRPGTVTAADGTVIPAGVQLGLGVRPTAVSINLQQGSLTQTGGDLDLAIDGDGYLEVTLPSGISAYTRDGGLKRSPDGLVVTSDGYPVVPNITIPDDARTISINAAGEVHAYFNDQVEPELLGQLTMAGFSNEKGLEAIGSNLFLETAASGTPQVTTPGVDGLGILRQGYLEDSSVDSVREITELIKAQRGYELNAKVITAADQMLAATTQVR, translated from the coding sequence ATGAGAGCCTTGCAAATCGCCGCGACCGGCATGAGCGCGCAGCAAACCCGTGTCGAGGTCATCTCGAACAACCTCGCCAACATGTCGACCACCGGCTACAACGCCCGGCGCGCCGAATTCGCCGACCTGACCTATCAGCAGGCGACGCGCCCGGGCACCGTGACGGCCGCCGACGGCACCGTCATCCCGGCGGGCGTGCAGCTGGGCTTGGGGGTGCGGCCCACGGCGGTCAGCATCAACCTGCAACAGGGATCGCTGACCCAGACCGGGGGCGACCTGGATCTGGCCATCGACGGCGACGGCTATCTGGAGGTGACGCTGCCCTCGGGCATTTCGGCCTATACGCGCGACGGCGGGCTGAAGCGGTCGCCGGACGGGCTGGTCGTCACCTCGGACGGCTATCCGGTGGTCCCGAACATCACCATCCCGGACGACGCGCGCACGATTTCCATCAACGCCGCGGGCGAGGTTCACGCCTATTTCAACGATCAGGTCGAACCGGAACTGCTGGGCCAGCTGACCATGGCGGGCTTCTCCAACGAAAAGGGCCTCGAGGCGATCGGCTCGAACCTGTTCCTGGAAACCGCCGCATCCGGCACGCCCCAGGTGACGACGCCCGGCGTCGACGGGCTGGGCATTCTGCGCCAGGGCTATCTGGAGGACAGCTCGGTCGATTCGGTGCGCGAGATCACCGAACTGATCAAGGCGCAGCGCGGATACGAGCTGAACGCCAAGGTCATCACCGCCGCCGACCAGATGCTGGCGGCCACGACCCAGGTGCGCTGA
- the flgA gene encoding flagellar basal body P-ring formation chaperone FlgA: protein MRWLALLLALAPLPASAAVLAAARTLPAGTVITAADLRAVDGDRPGLSDPSEAIGLQTRITIHEGRPLQASLLQAPKLIGRNQIHPLVFQRGGLRIVAQARTLSDGAAGDVIRVMNLESRNTISAVVQPDGSLLAAQ from the coding sequence ATGCGGTGGCTGGCCCTTCTTCTGGCGCTTGCCCCCCTGCCCGCCTCGGCGGCGGTGCTGGCGGCGGCGCGCACGCTGCCCGCGGGCACGGTCATCACGGCTGCCGACCTGCGCGCCGTCGATGGCGACCGGCCCGGTCTGTCCGATCCATCGGAAGCCATCGGCTTGCAGACCCGCATCACCATCCACGAAGGCCGCCCGCTGCAAGCCTCGCTCTTGCAGGCGCCGAAGCTGATCGGGCGAAACCAGATCCATCCGCTGGTCTTCCAGCGCGGCGGGCTGCGGATCGTCGCCCAGGCGCGAACCTTGTCCGATGGCGCGGCGGGCGATGTGATCCGTGTCATGAACCTCGAATCCCGCAACACGATCAGCGCGGTCGTCCAGCCCGACGGCAGCCTGCTGGCCGCGCAATAA
- the flgH gene encoding flagellar basal body L-ring protein FlgH: MKPTALICLALAVTACARADHLGKPPTLTSPRNSEEFIAMTNPPLEIPVDSGRPEAAASLWAGTTSSLISDRRAATRGDILTVVIEIDDEAQMTNTSGRSRSSGESVSVPQMIGIPQRLNRKLPEGASFDNLAEAESSSTYKGSGNITRRDKLTLRIAATVIDTLPNGTLQIEGTQEVRVNFELRELTVSGFVRPADIDRSNEIAYDRIAGARISYGGRGQITDVQQPRFGQQIADVILPY; encoded by the coding sequence ATGAAACCGACCGCCCTGATCTGCCTTGCCCTTGCCGTGACCGCCTGCGCGCGGGCCGACCACCTGGGCAAGCCGCCCACCCTCACCTCGCCCCGCAACAGCGAGGAGTTCATCGCCATGACCAATCCGCCGCTGGAAATCCCCGTCGATTCCGGCCGCCCCGAGGCCGCGGCCTCGCTGTGGGCGGGGACCACCTCGTCGCTGATCAGCGACCGGCGGGCGGCCACGCGCGGCGACATCCTGACCGTGGTGATCGAGATCGACGACGAGGCGCAGATGACCAACACCTCGGGCCGCAGCCGCTCCTCGGGGGAAAGCGTCAGCGTTCCGCAGATGATCGGCATTCCGCAGCGCCTGAACAGGAAACTGCCCGAGGGCGCCAGCTTCGACAACCTGGCCGAGGCGGAATCGTCCTCGACCTACAAGGGCAGCGGCAACATCACGCGGCGCGACAAGCTGACGCTGCGCATCGCCGCGACCGTGATCGACACGCTGCCCAACGGCACCCTGCAGATCGAGGGGACTCAGGAAGTCCGGGTGAACTTTGAACTGCGCGAACTGACCGTCAGCGGCTTCGTGCGTCCCGCCGACATCGACCGCAGCAACGAGATCGCCTATGACCGCATCGCGGGCGCGCGCATCAGCTATGGCGGGCGCGGGCAGATCACCGATGTGCAGCAACCCCGCTTCGGCCAGCAGATCGCCGATGTGATCCTGCCGTATTGA
- the rfbA gene encoding glucose-1-phosphate thymidylyltransferase RfbA translates to MTGRKGIILAGGSGTRLYPITMGVSKQLLPLYDKPMIYYPISVLMLAGIRDIAIITTPEDQAQFQRLLGDGAQWGLRFEWIVQPSPDGLAQAYILAEDFLAGAPSAMVLGDNIFFGHGLPELLKAADGRTSGGTVFGYRVSDPERYGVVDFQPDGRVRAIIEKPELPPSNFAVTGLYFLDGTASERARQVSPSERGELEITTLLESYLRDGSLTVEKMGRGFAWLDTGTHGSLLDAGNFVRTLEKRQGLQTGCPEEIAFEAGWITEDALRDQAQRFSKNSYGRYLMGLLGPR, encoded by the coding sequence ATGACGGGACGCAAGGGCATCATTCTGGCGGGCGGGTCGGGGACGCGCCTTTATCCGATCACGATGGGCGTGTCGAAACAGCTTCTGCCGCTGTATGACAAGCCGATGATCTATTATCCGATCAGCGTGCTGATGCTGGCCGGAATCCGCGACATCGCGATCATCACCACGCCCGAGGATCAGGCCCAGTTCCAGCGGCTGCTGGGCGACGGCGCCCAATGGGGCCTGCGCTTCGAATGGATCGTCCAGCCCTCGCCCGACGGGCTGGCCCAGGCCTACATCCTGGCCGAGGATTTCCTGGCGGGCGCGCCCTCGGCCATGGTGCTGGGCGACAACATCTTTTTCGGCCATGGCCTGCCGGAACTGCTGAAGGCGGCGGACGGGCGGACCAGCGGGGGGACGGTCTTCGGCTATCGCGTGTCGGATCCCGAACGCTATGGGGTTGTTGATTTCCAGCCCGACGGCCGGGTTCGGGCGATCATCGAAAAGCCGGAACTGCCGCCATCGAACTTTGCCGTGACCGGGCTTTATTTCCTGGACGGCACGGCCTCGGAACGCGCCAGGCAGGTCTCCCCGTCCGAGCGGGGCGAGCTTGAGATCACCACGCTTCTGGAAAGCTATCTGCGCGATGGCAGCCTGACAGTGGAAAAGATGGGTCGCGGCTTTGCCTGGCTGGATACCGGCACCCATGGCAGCCTGCTGGATGCGGGCAATTTCGTGCGCACCCTGGAAAAGCGGCAGGGGCTGCAGACCGGCTGCCCCGAGGAGATCGCCTTCGAGGCGGGCTGGATCACCGAGGATGCCCTGCGCGACCAGGCGCAGCGGTTTTCCAAAAACTCCTATGGTCGTTACCTGATGGGGTTGCTGGGTCCGCGCTGA
- the rfbD gene encoding dTDP-4-dehydrorhamnose reductase, whose protein sequence is MTGLLVLGKSGQLAQALARLAPEATVWGRAEADLSDPQAVVPRIRALRLRAIINASAYTAVDRAESEPEAAAMLNATAPGLLAAAAADLGIPFLHVSTDYVFDGTGDGARDEDAPTGPLGVYGQTKLDGEGRVAAAGGQWAVMRTSWVFSPDGANFVKTMLRLGAERDRINVVADQVGGPTATSRIAAALLEMARQMQADRGKGGLYHFSGAPDVSWADFARRIFARAGLDCAVQDIPGSDYPTPARRPANSRLDCSRIARDFGIARPDWRADLDQVLTQLGYAR, encoded by the coding sequence ATGACCGGGCTGCTGGTTCTTGGGAAGTCCGGGCAGCTTGCGCAGGCCCTGGCGCGCCTGGCGCCGGAGGCGACCGTCTGGGGCCGCGCGGAAGCCGATCTGTCAGATCCTCAGGCCGTCGTTCCGCGGATCCGGGCGCTGCGGCTGCGGGCGATCATCAACGCCTCGGCCTATACCGCCGTGGACCGCGCCGAATCCGAGCCCGAGGCGGCGGCGATGCTGAACGCCACCGCGCCCGGTCTGCTGGCCGCGGCGGCGGCCGATCTGGGGATTCCGTTCCTGCATGTCTCGACCGATTATGTCTTTGACGGGACGGGCGATGGGGCGCGCGACGAGGATGCGCCGACCGGCCCCCTGGGCGTCTATGGGCAAACCAAGCTGGACGGCGAAGGACGGGTCGCGGCGGCCGGCGGGCAATGGGCGGTGATGCGGACATCCTGGGTGTTTTCGCCGGATGGCGCGAATTTCGTCAAGACGATGCTGCGCCTGGGGGCCGAGCGCGACCGGATCAACGTGGTCGCCGATCAGGTCGGCGGACCGACGGCCACCAGCCGGATCGCCGCCGCCCTGCTGGAGATGGCGCGCCAGATGCAGGCGGATCGCGGCAAGGGCGGGCTTTACCATTTCAGCGGTGCGCCCGATGTCAGCTGGGCGGATTTCGCGCGCCGCATTTTCGCGCGCGCGGGGCTGGATTGCGCGGTCCAGGACATCCCCGGAAGCGATTATCCCACGCCTGCGCGGCGCCCGGCCAATTCGCGGCTGGACTGTTCGCGCATCGCGCGCGATTTCGGTATTGCCCGGCCGGATTGGCGGGCCGACCTCGACCAGGTTTTGACGCAGTTGGGATATGCAAGATGA
- the rfbB gene encoding dTDP-glucose 4,6-dehydratase: protein MKILVTGGAGFIGSAVVRLAVSRGHDVVNVDALTYAANPANVAEAADSPRYRFEHVDIRDRAALDRVFRDHRPDAVMHLAAESHVDRSIDGPAAFIETNVIGTFNMLEAARAYWTAQGRPEAFRFHHISTDEVFGSLGETGQFTETTPYDPRSPYSASKAGSDHLVRAWHETYGLPVVLTNCSNNYGPYHFPEKLVPVVILKALAGAPIPVYGDGGNVRDWLYVEDHADALLLVVEKGRVGSSYNIGGENEAKNIDLVRTICAHMDDLHPEGAPHADLITFVADRPGHDRRYAIDPSRIRTELGWRPSVTVEEGLRRTVDWYLTHRDWWQPLLSRDGVGQRLGQSG, encoded by the coding sequence ATGAAGATCCTTGTGACCGGCGGTGCCGGCTTCATCGGTTCGGCCGTGGTGCGCCTGGCCGTTTCGCGCGGGCACGATGTGGTCAATGTCGACGCCCTGACCTATGCCGCCAATCCCGCGAATGTGGCCGAGGCCGCAGACAGTCCGCGCTATCGTTTCGAACATGTCGACATCCGTGATCGGGCGGCGTTGGACCGGGTTTTCAGGGACCATCGGCCTGACGCGGTGATGCATCTGGCCGCCGAAAGCCATGTGGACCGGTCCATCGACGGACCCGCCGCCTTCATCGAAACCAATGTGATCGGCACCTTCAACATGCTGGAGGCCGCGCGCGCCTACTGGACCGCGCAGGGCCGGCCAGAGGCATTCCGGTTCCACCATATCTCGACCGACGAGGTTTTCGGATCGCTGGGCGAGACCGGTCAGTTCACCGAAACCACCCCCTACGATCCGCGCAGCCCCTATTCCGCCAGCAAGGCGGGGTCCGATCACCTGGTGCGCGCCTGGCACGAGACCTATGGCCTGCCGGTGGTGCTGACCAACTGTTCCAACAATTACGGGCCTTATCATTTCCCCGAAAAGCTGGTGCCGGTCGTGATCCTGAAAGCCCTGGCGGGCGCGCCGATCCCCGTCTATGGCGACGGCGGCAACGTGCGCGACTGGCTCTATGTCGAGGATCACGCCGATGCGCTGCTGCTGGTTGTCGAAAAGGGTCGGGTCGGCAGCAGCTATAACATCGGCGGCGAAAACGAGGCAAAGAACATCGACCTGGTGCGCACCATCTGCGCGCATATGGACGATCTTCATCCCGAAGGCGCGCCACATGCGGACCTGATCACCTTCGTCGCCGACCGCCCCGGACATGACCGCCGCTATGCGATCGATCCTTCGCGGATCCGCACCGAACTGGGCTGGCGGCCATCCGTGACGGTCGAGGAGGGCCTGCGCAGAACCGTCGACTGGTATCTGACCCATCGAGACTGGTGGCAGCCGCTCTTGTCGCGCGACGGGGTCGGTCAACGCCTGGGGCAGTCCGGATGA
- the rfbC gene encoding dTDP-4-dehydrorhamnose 3,5-epimerase: protein MKIEATALPDVLILTPERFGDERGFFSESWNRETLTDAGVVLPDFVQDNHSMSRRAGTVRGLHYQAPPFAQGKLVRCGRGALLDVAVDARRGSPTYGQSVTVQLSHENGRQLWIPAGFLHGFVTQEPDTEIIYKCTAPYDRDSDGAVRWDSLGIDWGVDDPLLSDKDRDAPAFAEWTSPFEYGAAA, encoded by the coding sequence ATGAAGATAGAAGCCACTGCCTTGCCCGATGTCCTGATCCTGACCCCCGAGCGTTTTGGCGATGAGCGGGGTTTCTTTTCCGAAAGCTGGAATCGCGAGACGTTGACGGATGCGGGGGTCGTGCTGCCCGATTTCGTTCAGGACAACCACTCGATGTCGCGCCGCGCGGGAACGGTGCGGGGGCTGCACTATCAGGCCCCGCCCTTCGCGCAGGGCAAGCTGGTGCGCTGCGGACGGGGCGCGCTTCTGGACGTGGCGGTCGATGCCCGGCGGGGCAGCCCCACCTATGGTCAATCGGTCACGGTCCAGCTCAGCCACGAAAACGGCCGCCAGCTTTGGATACCGGCGGGGTTTCTGCATGGCTTCGTGACCCAGGAACCGGATACGGAGATCATTTACAAATGCACTGCCCCTTATGACCGGGACAGCGATGGGGCCGTCCGATGGGACAGTCTGGGCATCGACTGGGGGGTGGACGATCCGCTGCTCTCCGACAAGGACCGCGATGCCCCGGCCTTTGCCGAATGGACATCTCCTTTTGAATACGGGGCCGCAGCATGA
- a CDS encoding flagellar basal body P-ring protein FlgI yields MMRRLLVMIVMALLPAIAAAAPVRIKDLADFDGVRGNDLVGYGLVVGLDGTGDGFRNAPFTEELLAGLLERLGVNVTDEALRSRNVAAVVVTATLPPFARSGSRIDVSVSTIGDAKSLLGGTLVMTPLKAADGNIYAVAQGSIIASGAAVEGEAARVVEGVPTSGKIPVGARVEREVEFDFAGIQNIRVALRNADFTTATRIEDAINSDFDRRVATTQDSGTVLVEFRQLGAVNPARVLGRIENLTVEPEDRAKVVIDHKSGTIVIGERVRISRVAVSQGALTLSVSEAPMVSQPNPFARGETVTVPRTVAELRNEPGIGFAEVAGETSLSDLVEGLNALGVRPREMIDILKSIHAAGALHADLVIE; encoded by the coding sequence GTGATGCGGCGTCTTCTGGTGATGATCGTCATGGCGTTGCTGCCGGCGATCGCGGCTGCCGCCCCGGTCCGCATCAAGGATCTGGCCGATTTCGACGGTGTGCGCGGCAACGATCTGGTGGGTTACGGTCTGGTCGTCGGCCTGGACGGCACCGGCGACGGCTTTCGCAATGCCCCCTTCACCGAGGAGTTGCTGGCGGGGCTGCTGGAACGACTGGGCGTCAATGTCACGGACGAGGCGCTGCGATCCCGCAACGTCGCGGCTGTGGTCGTAACTGCGACCCTGCCGCCCTTCGCGCGTTCGGGAAGCCGCATTGATGTCAGCGTATCCACCATCGGGGACGCCAAAAGCCTGCTGGGGGGGACGCTGGTGATGACGCCGTTAAAGGCGGCGGACGGCAACATCTATGCGGTGGCCCAGGGCTCGATCATCGCCAGCGGTGCCGCGGTCGAAGGCGAGGCAGCCCGCGTGGTCGAAGGGGTGCCGACCTCGGGCAAGATTCCGGTCGGCGCGCGGGTCGAGCGAGAGGTCGAATTCGATTTCGCCGGCATCCAGAATATCCGTGTCGCCTTGCGGAACGCCGATTTCACAACCGCGACCCGGATCGAGGATGCGATCAACAGCGACTTCGATCGCCGCGTTGCCACGACCCAGGACAGCGGCACGGTTCTTGTCGAATTCCGCCAGCTCGGGGCGGTCAATCCGGCGCGCGTCCTGGGGCGCATCGAAAACCTGACCGTCGAACCCGAGGACCGCGCCAAGGTGGTCATCGACCACAAATCCGGCACTATCGTGATCGGGGAAAGGGTGCGCATCTCTCGTGTGGCGGTGTCGCAGGGGGCCTTGACGCTGAGCGTGAGCGAGGCGCCGATGGTTTCGCAGCCAAACCCCTTTGCGCGTGGCGAAACCGTGACCGTGCCCAGGACGGTTGCCGAATTGCGCAACGAACCCGGCATCGGTTTTGCCGAGGTGGCGGGCGAAACCTCGCTTAGCGATCTGGTCGAAGGGCTGAATGCCCTGGGTGTTCGGCCGCGGGAAATGATCGACATCCTGAAGTCGATTCACGCGGCGGGGGCGCTTCATGCCGATCTGGTGATCGAATGA
- a CDS encoding flagellin, whose protein sequence is MTVQSIGDQARAFAMQAATNRIKTTMATLTAELSSGEVADLGSRLQGNTQNLAGIESRLAALAQFGRNAAEAAAHTKGMQDALTSVQTTADRMGRSLYLEPQAATDELVATRSAEAASSLQAVIGHLNGSVGQRFLFSGTQSDTQPLASAEAILTALTAEVAGLTTAADVAQAVSNWFDAPPGAGGFADVAYHGGSGGQLAPIGESTTITLTTTALSPAIRDSLKGLATAAMVDRGALAGKGAEERKLLQSAGKSLLDNSSPLIAEMSRVGYAQQVIATAQTEGSAATATLQTARNTLREADPLATSTALNDAETRLQTLYSVIGRLSQLKLVDYL, encoded by the coding sequence ATGACGGTGCAATCCATCGGGGATCAGGCCCGCGCCTTCGCCATGCAGGCCGCGACGAACCGGATCAAGACCACCATGGCGACCTTGACCGCCGAACTGTCCAGCGGCGAAGTCGCCGACCTGGGCAGCAGGCTGCAGGGCAACACCCAGAACCTGGCCGGGATCGAATCGCGGCTGGCGGCGCTGGCGCAGTTCGGGCGCAACGCGGCCGAGGCCGCTGCCCATACCAAGGGAATGCAGGACGCGCTGACCTCGGTCCAGACGACGGCCGACAGGATGGGGCGAAGCCTTTACCTGGAACCCCAGGCCGCGACGGATGAGCTTGTGGCCACCCGCTCGGCGGAAGCGGCTTCGTCCTTGCAGGCGGTGATCGGCCATTTGAACGGCTCGGTCGGGCAACGCTTTCTGTTTTCCGGCACGCAAAGCGACACCCAACCCCTCGCCTCGGCAGAAGCCATCCTGACCGCCTTGACGGCCGAGGTCGCAGGGCTGACCACGGCGGCAGACGTGGCGCAGGCGGTGTCAAATTGGTTCGACGCGCCCCCCGGCGCGGGCGGTTTTGCGGATGTCGCCTATCATGGCGGGTCGGGCGGGCAGCTGGCCCCCATCGGCGAAAGCACGACGATCACCCTGACCACGACCGCTTTGTCGCCCGCCATCCGCGACAGTCTCAAGGGCCTGGCGACGGCGGCGATGGTCGATCGCGGTGCCTTGGCCGGGAAGGGAGCCGAAGAACGGAAGCTGTTGCAATCCGCAGGCAAGTCGTTGCTGGACAACTCGTCGCCCTTGATCGCCGAGATGTCGCGCGTCGGCTATGCCCAGCAGGTTATCGCCACGGCCCAGACGGAAGGGTCCGCCGCGACGGCCACGTTGCAAACCGCCCGCAACACCCTGCGAGAGGCCGATCCGCTGGCGACCTCGACCGCGCTCAACGATGCCGAAACCAGGTTGCAGACGCTTTATTCCGTGATCGGACGGCTGTCGCAGCTCAAGCTGGTGGATTATCTGTGA
- the flgK gene encoding flagellar hook-associated protein FlgK yields the protein MSIARALGNAVSGLTATARGTETVAANLANAATPGYARRELAVSAQTAGGNAGGVRVDGVTRAVNASVLSESRLAEAARAEASTRLAFATTIEDQIGIAGKAGSLGAALTDFQTALSSAASRPGDEIRLTQAVDKAQALASRLNAASNQVQAARSAADQAIAADITALNKSLAEVAHLNRRITVMEADGSDPSSLIDQRQGIISEISKIVPMQEVTRAAGAVALFTTGGAVLLDGTMPTAFAFDAAGQVTAGQTVGSGLALLTQNGAELTQAQMRLYAGGSLAANFAIRDELAPAVQDSLDDLAYDLHERLADPAVDGTLTATSAGLFTDDGARARLADKTGLAGRISVSAAVVDSKGGDAWRLRSGLAAGAEGAVGDASLLVAMSDALNQATAALAGTGFSGKASLADRLGTVESQVSTARVNAQSDAAIRNGQADTIWSRLAADGVDSDAEMQRLLQYEQAYAANARVIQAIQTMMDQILGI from the coding sequence ATGAGCATCGCGCGCGCCCTTGGAAATGCCGTGTCGGGCTTGACGGCCACGGCGCGGGGCACCGAAACCGTCGCGGCGAACCTGGCCAATGCCGCGACCCCCGGCTATGCCCGGCGGGAACTGGCGGTCAGCGCCCAGACCGCGGGCGGCAATGCCGGGGGCGTGCGCGTCGATGGCGTCACCCGCGCCGTGAATGCCAGCGTGCTGTCCGAATCCCGCCTTGCCGAGGCCGCGCGGGCCGAGGCCTCCACCCGGCTGGCTTTCGCCACGACAATCGAGGATCAGATCGGCATCGCCGGCAAGGCCGGCAGCCTGGGCGCGGCGCTGACTGATTTCCAGACCGCGCTGTCATCGGCCGCCAGCCGCCCCGGCGACGAAATCCGCCTGACACAGGCCGTGGACAAGGCGCAGGCCCTGGCCTCGCGGCTGAATGCGGCCTCGAACCAGGTTCAGGCCGCCCGCAGCGCGGCGGATCAGGCGATTGCCGCCGATATCACCGCGCTGAACAAGTCCTTGGCCGAGGTCGCGCATCTCAATCGCCGGATCACGGTGATGGAAGCCGACGGTTCGGACCCCTCCTCGCTGATCGACCAGCGGCAGGGGATCATCAGCGAAATTTCCAAGATCGTCCCCATGCAAGAGGTGACGCGCGCCGCCGGTGCCGTGGCCCTGTTCACGACCGGAGGCGCTGTGCTTCTGGACGGGACCATGCCGACCGCATTCGCCTTCGACGCGGCAGGTCAGGTGACGGCTGGCCAGACGGTCGGATCCGGGCTGGCGCTTCTGACGCAGAACGGGGCCGAACTGACGCAGGCCCAGATGCGGCTTTACGCGGGCGGGTCGCTGGCCGCGAATTTCGCGATCCGCGACGAGTTGGCCCCAGCCGTCCAGGATTCGCTGGACGATCTTGCCTATGATCTTCACGAACGCCTGGCCGATCCTGCCGTCGACGGCACGCTGACCGCCACCTCGGCCGGATTGTTCACCGACGATGGCGCCCGCGCCCGTCTTGCGGACAAGACAGGGCTGGCCGGGCGGATCAGTGTGAGCGCCGCCGTCGTGGACTCCAAGGGCGGCGATGCCTGGCGTCTGCGGTCCGGGCTGGCGGCCGGTGCAGAAGGTGCCGTCGGCGACGCCAGCCTGCTGGTCGCGATGTCGGACGCCCTGAACCAGGCGACCGCAGCCTTGGCGGGCACCGGGTTCAGCGGTAAGGCCTCGTTGGCCGACCGCCTGGGCACGGTGGAATCGCAGGTTTCGACCGCGCGGGTCAATGCCCAATCCGACGCCGCAATCCGCAACGGGCAGGCCGATACGATCTGGTCGCGGCTGGCCGCGGACGGTGTGGATAGCGACGCCGAAATGCAGCGGCTGCTGCAATACGAACAGGCTTACGCCGCCAATGCGCGGGTCATTCAGGCGATCCAGACCATGATGGATCAGATACTGGGGATATGA